A stretch of the Gossypium hirsutum isolate 1008001.06 chromosome D07, Gossypium_hirsutum_v2.1, whole genome shotgun sequence genome encodes the following:
- the LOC107956254 gene encoding uncharacterized protein yields the protein MELFRRTLEKCQLNDVGFDGSWFTWERGNLPETNIQERLDRGVANTDWINMFPEVKVQHLVHSFSDRCPLLINTRRYEERLRNNNFKFEAWWSLEESFIIEVKSLCKKSSGELLQKLEDLKEGLKKWGGQIQINRKKTRQILTEKLIELAEAERDDNNLAELTGTKINLNFDIEKDECYWKQRARINWF from the coding sequence ATGGAACTTTTTCGAAGAACACTAGAGAAATGTCAACTAAATGACGTGGGCTTTGATGGTAGCTGGTTCACTTGGGAGAGAGGAAATTTACCTGAGACGAACATACAAGAACGACTAGACAGAGGTGTCGCTAACACAGATTGGATTAATATGTTTCCGGAGGTGAAAGTCCAACATCTAGTGCATTCGTTTTCAGACCGTTGCCCTCTTCTTATTAATACAAGGAGATATGAAGAACGATTGAGgaacaataattttaaatttgaagctTGGTGGTCCTTGGAGGAGTCTTTCATTATTGAAGTCAAGAGTTTGTGCAAGAAATCTTCAGGGGAGCTGTTACAAAAGCTAGAAGACTTGAAAGAAGGCTTGAAGAAGTGGGGTGGGCAAATTCAAATAAATAGGAAAAAAACAAGACAGATCCTAACGGAAAAACTTATAGAGTTGGCTGAAGCTGAAAGAGATGACAATAACTTAGCTGAGTTGACTGgtacaaaaattaatttgaattttgatatCGAAAAAGATGAATGTTACTGGAAACAAAGGGCTAGAATAAACTGGTTTTGA
- the LOC107955016 gene encoding FRIGIDA-like protein 3 codes for MEDKQSVATLIDSTTTKIQQLQKAFAELESHRAVTLNLKWKELEEHFHGLEKSLKRRFHELEDQEKEFETKTRKSREMLKKREAAVVAKEQASLVRLQEKRDAAVFAISNALEKHRKVSPEEPADSCDGDSGELSVEEKPPDSVASESNSEDIKCSSENGNFGVKSYPQLVKICEEMDSEGLHKFISDNRKNLAALKEEIPWALKAAASPAYLVLESLKGFYLLEAPNVDRKKDSNLLGLRRTCIMLMECLSFLLRNMDMVSVSALISEDVRGQAKLIAEEWKPKLDALDMDASNGNSLEAHAFLQLLATFGIASDFNEEELSRLIPMVSRRRQTADLCRSLGLSEKMPGVIEVLVNNGRQIDAVNLAFAFDLTVQFLPVPLLKAYLKEARKASSPVKPGNSSSTAQIEFSERELAALKAVIKCIEEHNIEEQYPIDPLQKRVLLLEKVKADKKGSTEAAKPQTKRARANGAGYGPRVTNVAADKPFYSRTTDRYPQYVYDRPYVYSGPADNHGPSLLGSATYNFSPSHGNYFGYQYQVPYLH; via the exons ATGGAAGATAAGCAGTCGGTTGCAACACTCATAGACTCAACAACTACTAAGATACAGCAGCTTCAGAAAGCATTTGCTGAACTTGAAAGTCATCGTGCTGTAACACTTAATCTGAAATGGAAAGAACTTGAGGAACATTTCCATGGGCTTGAGAAGTCCTTGAAGAGACGCTTCCATGAATTAGAAGACCAAGAAAAGGAGTTTGAGACAAAAACTAGGAAATCTCGAGAAATGTTGAAGAAGCGTGAAGCTGCTGTTGTTGCTAAAGAACAAGCTTCACTAGTGAGGTTACAAGAAAAGAGAGATGCTGCTGTTTTTGCCATTAGTAATGCTCTAGAAAAGCATAGGAAAGTATCACCTGAGGAGCCTGCTGATAGCTGTGATGGAGACAGTGGTGAACTGTCAGTTGAGGAGAAACCCCCTGATTCTGTAGCTTCCGAAAGTAACTCAGAGGATATAAAATGTTCTTCTGAAAATGGAAATTTCGGGGTGAAATCTTATCCCCAATTGGTAAAAATTTGTGAAGAGATGGACTCTGAAGGACTACACAAGTTTATATCAGATAATCGCAAGAACCTTGCTGCCTTAAAGGAGGAAATTCCTTGGGCGTTGAAGGCTGCAGCAAGCCCAGCTTATTTGGTCCTGGAATCTTTGAAAGGATTTTACCTTTTAGAAGCACCAAATGTGGATCGAAAGAAAGATTCAAATCTACTGGGTCTTAGGCGAACCTGTATTATGTTGATGGAATGTCTTAGCTTTTTGTTAAGGAATATGGATATGGTTTCTGTTTCTGCTTTAATCTCAGAAGATGTTAGGGGGCAAGCAAAGTTAATTGCTGAGGAATGGAAACCAAAGTTGGATGCTCTTGACATGGATGCTAGTAATGGTAATTCATTGGAAGCTCATGCATTCCTGCAACTTCTTGCCACTTTTGGTATTGCTTCTGACTTCAATGAGGAAGAACTGTCAAGGCTGATACCAATGGTCTCTCGTCGTCGTCAAACAGCTGATCTCTGCCGGTCCCTTGGTTTGTCTGAAAAAATGCCAG GTGTAATTGAAGTTCTGGTGAATAATGGAAGGCAGATTGATGCGGTTAATCTGGCTTTTGCATTTGATCTTACAGTGCAGTTCTTGCCTGTACCTTTACTGAAGGCCTACTTGAAGGAGGCAAGAAAAGCTTCTTCACCTGTTAAGCCTGGAAATTCCTCTTCTACTGCTCAG ATTGAGTTTAGTGAGCGAGAGTTGGCAGCTCTGAAGGCTGTGATCAAGTGCATTGAGGAGCATAATATTGAGGAGCAATACCCTATTGATCCACTTCAGAAGCGGGTTCTCCTATTGGAGAAGGTTAAAGCAGACAAGAAGGGATCAACTGAAGCTGCAAAGCCTCAAACAAAGAGAGCTCGTGCCAATGGTGCAGGATATGGTCCACGAGTCACTAATGTAGCTGCTGACAAACCATTCTATTCTAGAACCACTGATAGGTACCCGCAGTACGTTTATGACAGACCTTATGTTTACTCCGGACCTGCTGACAACCACGGCCCCTCTCTTCTTGGTTCTGCCACCTACAACTTCTCTCCAAGTCATGGTAACTACTTCGGCTACCAGTATCAGGTTCCCTATCTTCACTAA